Genomic segment of Nocardiopsis mwathae:
CCTAGTCGCGCAGGGCCCGCAGGGCGCGCAGGGCGCCCTCGGCGTGCGCCTGCATGCGGATCTCGCTCCTGACGACGTGCAGCACCCGGCGGTCGGTGCCGATGACGAAGGTCGTGCGCCGGGTCGGCGCCACCGCCGACAGCACGCCGCCGCGGCGTACCCCGTAGAGGTCGGCGACGGTGCCGCCGACGTCGGACAGGAGGGGGAAGTCGAGCCCGTGGGCGCGGGCGAAGTCCGACTGGCGGCCGACCGGGTCGGCGCTGATCCCGATCCGCTGGGCGCCGCGTTCGGCGAACTCCGCACCCAGATCCCTGAAGTGGCAGCTCTCGGCGGTGCACCCGGGCGTCATCGCGGCCGGGTAGAAGAACAGTACGGCGGGGCCGACCGCCAGCAGGTCGGTGAGCCGCCGGGGAACGCCGTCCTGGTCGGGCAACTCGAAGTCGGGGGCGTGCGCTGCGATGTCCACGCCGCAAACCCTAGGCCACCGTCGTCACCCGCAACAGGGGCACCCTCAGTTCCACGGGGGTGAGCGACCCGTGCTGGCCGACCAGGGAGCTCTCGACCGGCTCGGCCTTGGGGGCGACCAGCGCGGTGTCGCCGTGGGCCAGCGCCAGGACGTCGCCGATGCGCGCCCGTACACCGTCGTCGACCGCGCCGAACAGGCCCCGGGCGATCGCCTCGTCACGGGTGACGACCTCGGCCGACCCGGCGAGGCGCTCCCGCCACGCGGCCAGGACGTCGTCGGCCGCGCCTTCGCGGGCGTAGACCTGCCGGACCCGGGCCTCCCCCGCCAGGACCCGCACACCCGCGCTGAGGGCGGGGTCGGACTCGACGTCGATGCGGGTGTCGGGGCCGGTGTCGACCATGCCGTGGTCGGCGGTGATGTAGAGGGCGGAGTCGGGCGGCAGTGCGGCCGCGATCTGCTCGGCCAGGCGGTCCACGTGCCCCAGGTGCAGCCGCCAGTAGGCGGAGTCCACCCCGAACATGTGGCCGTAGGAGTCGAGGTCGGGGTGGTAGACGAAGGCCAGCGCGCGGTCGGCTGCGGTGAGCGCGGCGCGTGTCCGGACCGCGAGCTCGGTGATGTCGTTCGCGGCGAGGTAGCGGCTGCCGCGCGCCGAGGCCCGGCTCAGCCCGCCGCCCTCGAACGCGCCGGCCGCGACGTAGGAGGCGGCCACCCCGGCCCGCTCGGCGCGCTCGTAGACGGTGGCGCGGGGCTGCCACGCCTCGGGGTCGACGTCGGGGTCCCAGCGGAGCTGGTGCAGGATGCGGTCGGTGCCCGGGATGGCGACCTGCAGGCCGATGACGCCGTGGTGGCCGGGCGACAGGCCGGTGCCGAGTGTGGTGAGACTGGTGGCGGTGGTCGTGGGGAACGCGGCGGTGATCGGGGCGGCCGCGTCGATCAGCGAGGACAGGAAGGGGGCGCTGCCCCGGTTGGCGAGGAGCGGCTCCCAGCCCATGCCGTCGACCAGCAGGACACAGGCCCGGCGGACCGGGGGCAGCTCCAGGGGGCCGCTCTCCCCCGGCACGCCGAGCGAGGCCAGGACCGACGGGCTCAGGTCGGCGAGCGAGGCGCCGCCGTAGCGCGGGGACTCGAACGGGGGCACGGACGCGGCCGCGGGCGTGTTCATCGGGATGATCCACCTGCTCTCGGACCGGGTCGCGGACCGGTGCCCGGGACACCGGTCCGCGACCGAGCGGTTGGCGCTGTCGTCGTGGTCTGCCGGGCCGCCGCGGCCGCACCGTCACGGACGGGCGGTGGCCTCCGACAGCACGTTGGCGAAGTTGACCATGGTGGCCACGGAGTCGGTGCCGTCCGCGGCCTGGCTCACCCGCAGGGTCAGCGGTTCGGCGGTGATGGCGCCGGTGTAGCCGTGGTCGAGCTCGCAGGACTCGTCCGCGCACGATGCGGGTTCGAGGTCGATGTGGGCGATGGCGCCCCAGTTGACGTTGAGGCTGATGCTCAGCACCACCTCGCCGGGCAGGCTGCCGGGCGCGTAGTTGGCGGGGTCGGCCACCACCCGGGTCAGCGCGACGGACTGGATGTTGCCGATCCGGATGGAGTCGGTGGTGGTGGAGGCGTGCGGGCGTCCGTTCCCCTCCGCCGGCGGGTGTTCGTCGGTGTGGCAGACGATCAGCCGCGTGGGGGTGAGGAGCAGGACGGTGGTGTGCCGCCGCATCTCCATCGCGGGATCGAAGATGGCCTCGTGGTGCACCACGAAGGCCTCGGCGGTCTCGTTGCCGAGAGCTGTGGCGACGGCATCGATCACGAGACCGGGGTAGTACCCGCTGCGCTCGATCTCCGAACGCCAGTCGGTGGGCACGGCACGCGTTTTCCTCATGTCTCCATCCTGCCCTCTTCCGGCAGCAGATCGCATCCCGCGTCCACAAGGCGCGCCGCCCGGTGGGTGGCCCGCCGGGCACGGGTAACCGGAAACGATCCGGGGTAGGGCCGTCGGCATGAACGCGACTGTGCCACCGGTACCGATACCGGATCCGCCCGGACCGCAGCCGCCGGGTCCGGGGCCGGTGCCGCCCGAGCCGACACCGGCACCGCCCGAGCCGCCGATGCCCGAACCGGGCCCGGGGCCGGGCCCCGGGCCGCTGCCGCCGGAACCGGAGCCCGAGCCCCGCCCCGCCTGACCGCGGCCCGCGGCGCGGGCGTGTGCGTGTGTGTGCGGCACCCGGGTCAGAACGTCACGCCGCGCAGCCGCCGCGGCCCGGCGTCGGGGCGCAGGTCGGGCGGTTCGCGCAGCCACACCCGGGCACCCAGGACATGGGCGCCCTCGGCGTTGACCACGACCGGGTCGAGGTCGACGTGGGCGACCTCGCCGAACGCCTCCACCAGCCGGGACACCCGGATCAGCAGCTCCTCCAGCGCGTCGACGTCGGGCTGCTCGGCCAGCGATGTCGCCCCGGCCGGAAGTCCGAACAGCAGGGGCGAGGAGCGCACCGCCCGGACCAGGTCGGCGGCGTCGGCGTCGGTGAGCGGGGCGAGCCGGAACGCGCGGTCGTCGAGCAGTTCGGCGGTGACGTCGGCCAGTCCGAACCCGACCACCGACCCGAACGACGGGTTCTCCCCGGCGCGGATCACCGTGGGCACACCGGGCACCACCATGCGCTGGACCGCGAGCATGGCCTCCTCGCCGAGCCGGTCGAACAGGGCGGTGAACGCCCCCCGGACGTCGCTGGATGTGCGCAGGTCGGCCCGGATTCCGCTGCCACCGGCGCGCAGCCGCAGGTCGGGGGCGTTGGCCTTGACCACGACGGGGTAGCCGATCCGCTCGGCCGCGGCGACGGCCTCATCGGCGGAGGCGACCGGGACGTCCTCCCACACGTCGATTCCGTAGCAGGCGAACAGGTCGCGCGCGGCCTCCGGTGCGACGGCGTTCTCCTCGTTGTGCACCGGCTCGCTGGTGAACCACACCGGGCGCGGGATGCCCTCGGCGTCCTCCTCCATGGCGAGGGTCCGGTCGATGATCTCGCGGGCACGCGCCCCGTCGATGTCGGCGAGCTCGGGGTGGCGCCCGGCGTCGCGCCGGCGCCACATGGAGTAGCGGGTCGCGTGGGCCAGGGCGCGCACGGCGTCCTCGGGCGCGGGGTAGGAGGGCACCGAGCCGCGCACGGTGCGCCCGTCCTCGCCGGTGCGGCGCAACTCCTCGGGCAGGCCCTGGTAGCCGAGGTAGGTGGTGACGATGGGCTTGTCACCGGTGGCGGCCTTGGCCCGCATGACCGCGGCGACGTCGTCGGAGATCGGGTTCAGGGCGGGGATGAACACCACGACGACGGAATGCACCGCGTCATCGGCCAGCGCCGCGGTCAGCGCGCGGTCGAAGTCCTCGGCGGTGGCCTTGGGCCCGAGGTCGACGGGCTCGTGCGGTTTGAGCCCCGAGCGCACGCAGGCGTCCTTGACCAGCAGCCCCAGCGAGTCGGAGTTGCCGAGGATGCCGACGCGCGGTCCGGCGGGCAGCGGCTGGTAGGCGAAGAGCTGGGCGACGTCGAACATCTGGGTGATGTCGTCCACGCGCACCACCCCGGCCTGTTCGAACAGCGAGGTGACGGCGTAGTCGGGCAGGGCGAGCGCCCCGGCGGCGTGCCCGGTGGGCACGCCCTGGGAGGATCCGCCGCTGCGCACCGCGACGACCGGCTTGTGCTGGGCCAGGCGCCGTGCCAGCCGGGTGAACTTGCGGGGGTTTCCCAAGGATTCGAGGTACTGCAGGACGACCTCGGTGGCGGGGTCCTCCTGCCAGTACTGCACCAGGTCGTTGCCGGACACGTCGGCGCGGTTCCCCGCCGAGACGAAGGTGCTCAGGCCCATGCCGCGGTCGGCGACGCGCTGCAGAATGGCCCGACCCAGCGCGCCGGACTGGGAGAAGAACCCGATGGGGCCGCGCGGCGGCAGGTCCGGGGAGAGGGTGGCGTTGAGGGAGACCGCGGGATCGGTGTTGGCGATGCCCAGGCAGTTGGGACCGACCACACGCATCCCGGCCGCGCGGGCGGTGCGCACCAGCTCGTCCTGGCGGGCACGGCCCTCGGGCCCGGTCTCACCGAAGCCGGAGCTGACCACCACCAGGCCGTGTACGCCCTTCCGGGCGCACTCGTCCACCACGTCGGCGACCATGTCCGCGCGCACTGCGACGACGGCGAGGTCGACGGGGTCGGGGATGTCCAGAACGCTGCGGTAGGCGCGGACGCCCGCGACGGCCTTGGCCTCGGGGTGCACCGGGAACACCGGCCCCTGGAAGTCCGCGGCCAGAAGGTTGCGCAGGGCGGTCTGGCCGATGGTGTGCGCGGTACGGCTGGCGCCGATGACGGCGACCGACTCCGGAAAGAGCAGCCGGGAGATGGAGCGGGACTCGGCCCGCTGCTCGCGGGCGCGCATGACCTCCTGGGAGGAGTCGGTGGGCTCCAGGTCCAGGGTGAGCCGGATGACGCCCTCGTCGAAGGTCTGCTGGGCGGTGTACCCGGCCTCCCTGAAGACGTTGATCATCCGGCGGTTCTCGGGCAGGACGTCGGCGATGAACCGGCGGATGCCGCGCTCGCGGGCGGCCGCTCCGATGTGCTCCAGCAGCACCGAGGCGAGCCCGCGCCCCTGGTGGGCGTCCTCCACGACGAAGGCGAC
This window contains:
- a CDS encoding redoxin domain-containing protein, with translation MDIAAHAPDFELPDQDGVPRRLTDLLAVGPAVLFFYPAAMTPGCTAESCHFRDLGAEFAERGAQRIGISADPVGRQSDFARAHGLDFPLLSDVGGTVADLYGVRRGGVLSAVAPTRRTTFVIGTDRRVLHVVRSEIRMQAHAEGALRALRALRD
- a CDS encoding alkaline phosphatase family protein, with the protein product MNTPAAASVPPFESPRYGGASLADLSPSVLASLGVPGESGPLELPPVRRACVLLVDGMGWEPLLANRGSAPFLSSLIDAAAPITAAFPTTTATSLTTLGTGLSPGHHGVIGLQVAIPGTDRILHQLRWDPDVDPEAWQPRATVYERAERAGVAASYVAAGAFEGGGLSRASARGSRYLAANDITELAVRTRAALTAADRALAFVYHPDLDSYGHMFGVDSAYWRLHLGHVDRLAEQIAAALPPDSALYITADHGMVDTGPDTRIDVESDPALSAGVRVLAGEARVRQVYAREGAADDVLAAWRERLAGSAEVVTRDEAIARGLFGAVDDGVRARIGDVLALAHGDTALVAPKAEPVESSLVGQHGSLTPVELRVPLLRVTTVA
- a CDS encoding DUF5998 family protein; translated protein: MRKTRAVPTDWRSEIERSGYYPGLVIDAVATALGNETAEAFVVHHEAIFDPAMEMRRHTTVLLLTPTRLIVCHTDEHPPAEGNGRPHASTTTDSIRIGNIQSVALTRVVADPANYAPGSLPGEVVLSISLNVNWGAIAHIDLEPASCADESCELDHGYTGAITAEPLTLRVSQAADGTDSVATMVNFANVLSEATARP
- a CDS encoding GNAT family N-acetyltransferase, with amino-acid sequence MQSYPNHWEADVVLTDGGTAHIRPIVPEDADLLRAFHSRLSPETIYFRFFAPYPKLSDRDVKRFTHVDYEDRVALVATISDVMVSVVRYDKVSEDEAEVAFVVEDAHQGRGLASVLLEHIGAAARERGIRRFIADVLPENRRMINVFREAGYTAQQTFDEGVIRLTLDLEPTDSSQEVMRAREQRAESRSISRLLFPESVAVIGASRTAHTIGQTALRNLLAADFQGPVFPVHPEAKAVAGVRAYRSVLDIPDPVDLAVVAVRADMVADVVDECARKGVHGLVVVSSGFGETGPEGRARQDELVRTARAAGMRVVGPNCLGIANTDPAVSLNATLSPDLPPRGPIGFFSQSGALGRAILQRVADRGMGLSTFVSAGNRADVSGNDLVQYWQEDPATEVVLQYLESLGNPRKFTRLARRLAQHKPVVAVRSGGSSQGVPTGHAAGALALPDYAVTSLFEQAGVVRVDDITQMFDVAQLFAYQPLPAGPRVGILGNSDSLGLLVKDACVRSGLKPHEPVDLGPKATAEDFDRALTAALADDAVHSVVVVFIPALNPISDDVAAVMRAKAATGDKPIVTTYLGYQGLPEELRRTGEDGRTVRGSVPSYPAPEDAVRALAHATRYSMWRRRDAGRHPELADIDGARAREIIDRTLAMEEDAEGIPRPVWFTSEPVHNEENAVAPEAARDLFACYGIDVWEDVPVASADEAVAAAERIGYPVVVKANAPDLRLRAGGSGIRADLRTSSDVRGAFTALFDRLGEEAMLAVQRMVVPGVPTVIRAGENPSFGSVVGFGLADVTAELLDDRAFRLAPLTDADAADLVRAVRSSPLLFGLPAGATSLAEQPDVDALEELLIRVSRLVEAFGEVAHVDLDPVVVNAEGAHVLGARVWLREPPDLRPDAGPRRLRGVTF